In Chitinophaga nivalis, a single genomic region encodes these proteins:
- a CDS encoding DUF7948 domain-containing protein has translation MKFTFPTGLIGMIIFLFSGHLAQAQQYTNYTPLNFIENKGQWEKEVLYKTELNGASIYLKNTGFTFLMYSLDDVNALNEYIHGHSHSNDTILVPRNKATAKQGSKPPPRPAFMPDVRGHAFNLTFLNANPNALIQAEKEQETVNNYFIGNDKSKWAAGVKSFQGVNYTAIYPGIDAHVYSEASKLKYDLIIHPGANPDNIQIQYDGASGMEIKKGQLYVHTSVGDLIEQVPYAYQYINEQRVSVKVTYRLNGTRLGFRVSGEYNPAYPLVIDPVYVFSTVSGARSDNWGFTATYDDAGNFYGGGIVFGDAYPVTPGVKQSVYGGGRYDIAISKFSANGTRLLYATFLGGDGLDQPHSLFVDQERNLVISGRTNSSNYPHDVSVGNRGGWDMVVTKLNATGSALIGSMVIGGSADDGVNMRDKRDGGGWVLLRNYGDDARSEVVVDNAGYIYVAGCTRSTDFPVTGDVFQPASGGSQDGVVIKINPMCKGVVWSSYLGGSGEDAAYVLALNGLNTLYVAGGTASGNFPIKGATMYPAYRGGTCDGFVAHISNDGKTILQSTYLGSNNEAADQIYGIQLDKNGNVYVMGTTEGAWPIMQPAGARTFYNDNGLQFISKLKPDLSGFIYSTTFGRSRNQVNTPNISPIAFLVDRCENVYVSGWGGGINVSSGYPNSGTTGMRVKNPLQASTDGMDFYFFVLQRDATDILFGSYFGGSGLYEHVDGGTSRFDRNGVIYQGICAWCNVRDGFKPRYPTTPGAYSSTPPPLCNFGALKIAFNLDGVKAGIKTLDRRKNYCVPDTVTFVDTTRLPAERWEWDFGDGSPIVVGRDTVKHVYTKVGTFTVKLTKYDAASCNGNDVAYTEVKLGTNKATLSFTGARQLPCEALTYIFENNSEPRSQFTDKSFIFDLGDGTPPQTVGPSKFPYKHSFKTAGIYNVSLTLVDENFCNAPQTETIPLRVAVNVTALFNMPDTVCVGTELKMDNVTLGGEKFFWTFGDDGSTSTDPYPLHTFNKVGTFDIKLVVHDLNTCNKKDSITKKITVAALPKVDFDFTPEKPVENTPITFFNRSEGAVAHLWNFGDGDTTSVANPQHQYLRSGNYNVCLTSTNKEGCTETACKPVSAIVVPLFDVPSAFSPNNDGINDVFYVKCFGVTRFNLKVFNRWGQLVFESSDSRIGWDGRFNGAVQAMDAYAYVVNMEFTDGTKANRSGSVTLLR, from the coding sequence TTGAAATTTACCTTCCCGACTGGCCTTATTGGAATGATCATCTTCCTTTTTTCCGGACATCTTGCCCAGGCGCAGCAATATACCAACTACACACCACTGAATTTCATCGAAAATAAAGGACAATGGGAGAAAGAAGTGCTGTATAAAACAGAACTGAATGGTGCTTCCATCTACCTGAAAAACACGGGGTTTACCTTCCTGATGTATAGCCTGGATGATGTGAACGCCTTAAATGAATATATACACGGTCACTCCCATAGTAACGATACTATATTGGTGCCCAGAAATAAAGCCACGGCAAAACAGGGTAGCAAACCACCTCCCCGCCCGGCTTTTATGCCGGATGTAAGAGGGCATGCCTTTAACCTTACTTTCCTGAACGCCAATCCCAATGCGCTGATACAGGCAGAGAAAGAACAGGAAACTGTGAATAATTACTTTATCGGCAATGATAAAAGTAAATGGGCGGCCGGTGTAAAATCTTTCCAGGGTGTAAATTATACTGCTATCTACCCCGGCATTGATGCACATGTGTATTCGGAAGCTTCCAAACTGAAATATGATCTCATTATACATCCCGGCGCCAACCCCGATAACATTCAGATACAATATGATGGGGCTTCCGGTATGGAAATAAAAAAAGGACAACTGTATGTGCATACTTCCGTAGGAGATCTGATAGAACAGGTCCCTTATGCGTATCAATATATCAACGAACAACGGGTGTCTGTAAAAGTAACTTACCGCTTAAACGGTACCCGGTTGGGATTCCGTGTTTCCGGTGAGTATAACCCGGCTTACCCGCTGGTAATAGATCCGGTATATGTATTCTCCACCGTTTCCGGCGCCCGTTCTGATAACTGGGGCTTTACTGCTACCTACGACGATGCCGGTAACTTTTACGGTGGCGGGATTGTATTCGGAGATGCCTATCCGGTTACGCCAGGTGTAAAACAAAGTGTTTACGGTGGTGGCAGATATGATATTGCCATCTCCAAGTTTTCTGCCAACGGTACCCGCCTTTTATATGCCACTTTCCTGGGGGGAGATGGATTGGATCAGCCACATAGCTTGTTTGTGGACCAGGAGAGAAACCTGGTTATTTCAGGTCGTACAAACTCCAGTAATTATCCGCATGATGTGTCAGTCGGAAACCGGGGTGGATGGGATATGGTGGTAACCAAACTGAATGCAACCGGTTCCGCGCTCATTGGCTCTATGGTGATAGGTGGTAGTGCAGACGATGGGGTGAACATGAGAGATAAGCGTGACGGGGGCGGATGGGTACTGTTACGTAACTACGGCGATGATGCACGTAGCGAGGTAGTGGTGGATAATGCCGGTTATATCTATGTCGCCGGGTGTACCCGCTCTACCGATTTTCCGGTAACGGGTGATGTATTCCAGCCTGCCAGCGGAGGTTCACAGGATGGGGTGGTGATTAAAATAAATCCCATGTGCAAAGGAGTGGTATGGTCCAGTTACCTGGGTGGCTCAGGTGAGGATGCTGCTTATGTACTGGCACTGAACGGACTCAATACCCTATATGTGGCAGGAGGAACGGCCAGCGGTAATTTCCCGATAAAGGGAGCGACCATGTATCCTGCTTATCGCGGTGGTACCTGTGACGGATTTGTTGCGCATATTTCCAACGATGGCAAAACCATTTTACAATCTACTTATCTGGGTTCCAACAACGAAGCCGCAGATCAGATATACGGCATTCAGCTCGACAAAAACGGGAATGTATATGTGATGGGGACCACCGAAGGCGCCTGGCCAATCATGCAGCCCGCCGGTGCCCGCACTTTCTATAATGATAACGGATTACAGTTTATCTCCAAACTGAAACCGGATCTTTCTGGTTTCATCTACTCTACTACTTTTGGCAGATCACGTAATCAGGTAAATACCCCCAATATTTCCCCGATTGCTTTCCTGGTAGATCGTTGTGAAAACGTGTATGTATCCGGCTGGGGAGGAGGCATCAACGTTTCTTCCGGATATCCTAATTCCGGTACAACAGGTATGCGGGTGAAAAATCCCCTGCAGGCATCTACAGACGGGATGGACTTTTACTTCTTTGTATTACAGCGCGACGCGACAGATATTTTGTTCGGCAGTTATTTTGGTGGCTCTGGTTTGTATGAACATGTGGATGGAGGTACCAGCCGTTTTGACCGCAATGGGGTTATTTACCAGGGCATCTGCGCATGGTGTAATGTGCGGGATGGTTTCAAACCCCGTTATCCTACTACGCCGGGTGCTTATTCCAGTACGCCGCCGCCATTATGTAATTTCGGCGCATTGAAAATTGCCTTTAACCTGGATGGGGTAAAAGCAGGGATCAAAACCCTTGACCGCCGCAAAAATTATTGTGTACCGGATACTGTCACTTTTGTAGATACGACCCGCTTGCCGGCAGAAAGATGGGAGTGGGATTTCGGAGACGGATCTCCGATCGTAGTGGGACGAGATACCGTGAAGCACGTATATACGAAGGTGGGAACTTTCACGGTAAAGCTGACGAAATATGATGCCGCCAGCTGTAATGGTAACGATGTGGCCTATACGGAAGTGAAACTGGGTACCAACAAGGCTACGCTTTCCTTTACCGGCGCCCGGCAGCTGCCCTGTGAAGCACTGACGTATATCTTTGAAAATAATTCGGAACCCAGGAGTCAGTTTACAGATAAGTCTTTCATTTTTGATCTGGGAGACGGAACGCCACCGCAAACGGTGGGGCCATCCAAATTCCCGTATAAACACAGCTTCAAGACAGCAGGAATCTATAATGTAAGCCTCACTTTAGTGGATGAGAATTTCTGTAATGCGCCGCAGACAGAAACGATTCCATTACGTGTAGCCGTGAACGTAACTGCGCTGTTTAATATGCCGGATACTGTCTGTGTGGGAACAGAACTGAAAATGGATAACGTTACCCTGGGTGGCGAAAAGTTCTTCTGGACCTTCGGGGATGATGGTAGTACTTCCACAGATCCATATCCGCTGCATACCTTTAATAAGGTGGGCACATTTGATATCAAGCTGGTGGTACATGACCTCAATACCTGTAATAAAAAAGACAGTATTACCAAGAAGATAACCGTAGCGGCTTTACCTAAAGTAGATTTTGATTTCACACCGGAGAAGCCGGTAGAAAATACCCCGATTACTTTCTTTAACAGATCGGAAGGAGCAGTGGCGCACCTGTGGAACTTTGGTGATGGGGATACTACGTCCGTCGCTAATCCGCAGCACCAGTATCTGAGAAGCGGTAACTATAACGTATGTCTGACCAGTACCAATAAAGAAGGTTGTACAGAAACTGCCTGTAAACCGGTCAGTGCGATTGTAGTGCCTTTATTTGATGTACCTTCTGCGTTCTCACCAAACAATGACGGGATCAATGATGTATTCTATGTAAAATGTTTTGGTGTGACCCGGTTCAACCTCAAAGTATTTAATCGCTGGGGCCAGCTGGTATTTGAAAGCTCCGACTCCAGAATAGGCTGGGATGGCCGGTTTAATGGAGCCGTGCAGGCCATGGATGCATACGCATATGTTGTAAACATGGAATTTACCGATGGTACCAAAGCCAATAGATCCGGAAGTGTAACCTTGTTAAGATGA
- the recG gene encoding ATP-dependent DNA helicase RecG, with protein MPKKKPISTYTPILSNPIEYLKGVGPQRGELLRKEIKIHTFGDLLQYFPFRYVDRSSIDTIASLSGYEDFVQIRGKIIRMEIVGENRGKRLVATFKDDTGVIDLVWFQGWQWMQKALRENVGYLVFGRISVFNGVAQLAHPEMDLLTEEIATGKQFLEPVYYTTEKLKARGLTGKAIGKLTKALLEQMSPLEVRENIPVDILQQYRLLPRSLAYFKIHLPGNEEEFRQAQRRLKFEELFIAQIRICRLKLKRHKVSHGYVFGAVGTAFNEFYNNHLPFALTGAQKRVLREIRMDTVNGRQMNRLLQGDVGSGKTMVALLTMLLAMDNGFQACLMAPTEILAQQHFKGISELLQRMEVGVALLTGSVKGKARKQILAGIADGSIHFLIGTHALLEKEVAFKNLGMAIVDEQHRFGVAQRARLWEKNNIPPHILVMTATPIPRTLAMTIYGDLDVSVIDEMPPGRKPITTVHRTEYQRPQVMDFIKEEVKKGRQAYIVYPLIEDSEKLDYENLMKGYEEVKAFFPEPQYYISMVHGRQPADMRETNMQRFVSGDTNIMVATTVIEVGVNVPNASVMVIESTERFGLSQLHQLRGRVGRGAEQSFCILMTGNKLSQDSKERINVMVQTNNGFIISEKDMELRGPGDIEGTRQSGILDFKLADIVNDKAILDAARASAEKILEADTDLVLPEHQGLKDFLTAQRGKSVWSKIS; from the coding sequence TTGCCCAAAAAAAAGCCCATTTCCACATATACACCCATATTATCCAATCCGATAGAATACCTGAAAGGCGTAGGTCCGCAACGGGGAGAGCTGCTTCGCAAAGAAATTAAAATACATACTTTCGGCGACCTGCTGCAATACTTTCCTTTCCGGTACGTAGACCGTTCCAGCATTGATACCATTGCTTCCCTGAGTGGTTACGAAGACTTTGTGCAGATCCGCGGAAAGATCATCCGTATGGAAATAGTAGGAGAGAACAGAGGTAAAAGACTGGTCGCCACTTTTAAAGACGATACCGGCGTTATTGACCTGGTATGGTTTCAGGGCTGGCAGTGGATGCAGAAAGCACTCCGCGAAAATGTAGGATACCTGGTATTTGGACGCATCTCCGTATTCAATGGGGTAGCGCAGTTGGCCCATCCGGAAATGGACCTGCTCACAGAAGAAATTGCCACCGGCAAACAATTCCTGGAACCGGTATACTATACCACCGAAAAACTGAAAGCACGAGGACTAACGGGAAAGGCTATCGGAAAATTGACGAAAGCCCTGCTGGAACAGATGTCGCCCCTGGAAGTCCGGGAAAATATACCGGTAGACATCCTGCAGCAATACCGCCTCCTGCCACGATCATTAGCTTATTTCAAAATACACCTGCCCGGAAATGAAGAAGAATTTCGTCAGGCACAGCGCCGCTTGAAATTTGAAGAACTCTTCATAGCCCAGATACGGATCTGCCGTTTGAAGCTAAAAAGGCATAAAGTGTCGCATGGATACGTGTTTGGCGCCGTAGGTACGGCCTTCAATGAATTTTATAATAACCACCTGCCATTTGCCCTCACCGGCGCCCAGAAAAGGGTGCTGCGGGAAATCAGGATGGATACAGTTAACGGGCGGCAAATGAACCGCCTGCTGCAGGGAGATGTAGGCAGCGGCAAAACCATGGTGGCTTTACTCACCATGCTGCTGGCCATGGACAACGGTTTCCAGGCCTGCCTCATGGCGCCTACAGAAATCCTGGCGCAGCAACATTTTAAAGGGATCTCCGAACTGCTACAACGCATGGAAGTAGGCGTAGCCCTGCTGACCGGCAGTGTCAAAGGGAAAGCCCGTAAACAAATACTGGCGGGTATCGCCGATGGCAGCATCCACTTCCTCATTGGTACACATGCCCTCCTGGAAAAAGAGGTCGCCTTTAAAAACCTCGGCATGGCCATCGTAGATGAGCAGCATCGTTTTGGGGTGGCACAACGGGCGCGCCTGTGGGAAAAGAACAATATTCCGCCGCATATCCTCGTGATGACGGCTACCCCGATACCCCGTACACTGGCAATGACCATTTACGGCGATCTGGACGTATCCGTGATCGATGAAATGCCGCCGGGACGTAAACCGATTACCACCGTACACCGCACAGAGTACCAGCGGCCACAGGTGATGGACTTCATCAAGGAAGAAGTGAAAAAAGGCCGGCAGGCCTATATCGTTTATCCGTTGATTGAAGATTCGGAAAAGCTGGATTATGAAAACCTCATGAAAGGATATGAAGAGGTAAAAGCTTTTTTCCCGGAACCGCAATACTATATCAGTATGGTACATGGCCGGCAGCCGGCAGATATGCGGGAAACCAACATGCAGCGTTTTGTATCCGGTGATACCAATATAATGGTGGCTACCACTGTGATTGAGGTAGGGGTAAATGTACCCAATGCTTCGGTGATGGTGATAGAAAGTACCGAACGTTTCGGACTGTCCCAGTTGCACCAGTTGCGCGGCCGGGTAGGCCGGGGGGCGGAGCAGTCTTTCTGTATCCTGATGACAGGCAACAAACTGAGCCAGGATTCGAAAGAACGAATTAATGTAATGGTACAAACCAACAACGGTTTTATCATCTCCGAGAAAGATATGGAACTCCGCGGACCCGGTGATATTGAAGGCACCCGGCAAAGTGGTATCCTGGATTTTAAGCTGGCGGATATCGTCAATGACAAAGCCATACTGGATGCCGCCCGGGCCAGCGCAGAAAAGATTCTGGAAGCAGATACGGACCTGGTACTGCCGGAACACCAGGGACTGAAAGATTTTTTAACGGCCCAGCGAGGGAAATCAGTGTGGAGTAAAATTTCCTGA
- a CDS encoding PorP/SprF family type IX secretion system membrane protein, producing the protein MKQTVKFITWLAIGMFAVTRGQAQDLHFSQYFNTPLLTNPANTGFIPDGNYRIGVNYRNQWASVPVPYKTMSASADFQLLRDRLEYGWLGVGAVILRDVAGSGNLTSTKVYGSVAYHQLLGQSSLLSLGFNVGTAGKRVDITKLTFGDQWNGKFFDAGVPSAEPIVQSKVNYFDLQAGMNYAYFPTENIYINAGVSVQHINKPRETFYAGNNIIDRRYIGFLNASIKMSDKVIINPSAYYARQAAAQEIVLGMNAAYNLSGDGVQQLHGGIYYRAKDAAIFLVGYQLNNVKLMFNYDITTSTLASSNNRRGAYEIGIVYTGLYPNWSFNNAKKSTICPSF; encoded by the coding sequence ATGAAGCAGACCGTTAAATTTATCACCTGGCTGGCAATAGGAATGTTTGCTGTTACCCGCGGACAGGCGCAGGATTTGCACTTTTCGCAGTACTTCAACACGCCCTTGCTGACCAATCCGGCCAATACCGGTTTTATACCTGACGGCAATTACCGGATAGGGGTTAATTACCGTAACCAGTGGGCCTCCGTACCGGTGCCTTATAAAACCATGTCGGCATCTGCGGATTTCCAGTTACTGCGCGACAGGCTGGAATATGGCTGGCTGGGCGTAGGAGCTGTGATCCTGCGTGACGTGGCCGGCAGTGGAAACCTCACCTCCACCAAAGTATATGGTTCGGTGGCGTATCATCAGTTACTGGGACAAAGCAGTTTGTTGTCGCTGGGATTTAATGTAGGTACTGCCGGTAAAAGGGTAGATATCACCAAACTTACTTTCGGAGATCAGTGGAACGGTAAATTTTTTGATGCCGGGGTACCTTCTGCAGAGCCTATTGTACAGTCAAAAGTGAATTATTTTGACTTGCAGGCAGGCATGAACTATGCCTATTTCCCCACTGAAAATATTTATATCAATGCGGGTGTTTCCGTACAGCATATCAATAAGCCAAGGGAAACTTTTTATGCCGGCAATAATATCATTGACCGGCGGTATATCGGGTTCCTGAATGCCAGTATCAAGATGAGTGATAAGGTGATCATCAATCCCAGTGCCTATTATGCCCGGCAGGCTGCTGCGCAGGAAATTGTATTGGGGATGAATGCCGCCTATAACCTGTCTGGCGACGGGGTACAGCAGCTGCATGGCGGGATATATTACCGGGCCAAAGATGCCGCCATCTTCCTGGTAGGATATCAGCTCAATAATGTGAAGCTGATGTTCAACTATGATATCACTACTTCTACATTGGCTTCCTCCAATAACCGGCGGGGAGCTTATGAAATAGGAATTGTTTATACAGGACTCTATCCAAACTGGAGTTTTAACAATGCAAAAAAATCTACGATCTGCCCATCTTTTTAA
- a CDS encoding FAD-binding oxidoreductase yields the protein MTTFNKVTAAHIAALREIAGVAYVLADEENRDRYARDETEDLHYMPEVVVKPDTTEQVSQIMQLCNRELLPVTPRGGGTGLSGGALPQYGGVLISMERFNRIIQIDERNLQVTTEPGVITEVLQMAVKEKGLFYPPDPSSRGTCFIGGNIAENSGGPKAVKYGVVKDYVLNLEMVLPTGEVIWTGANVLKNATGYNLTQLVVGSEGTLGIVTKIVLRLIPAPKHDLLMLVPFRSAESACAAVSAIFRAGYVPSAMEFMERDALEWVSQYVQGSTVTIADDIQAHLLIETDGNYPEVLMQEMEGIAGVVEGFDVGEILFAESHQQKEELWKLRRRVAEAVKANSVYKEEDTVVPRAELPLLLKGVKEIGRKYGFHSVCYGHAGDGNLHVNIIRGSLTEDQWNGTLQEGIREIFRLVKQLGGTISGEHGIGLVQKNYMDIIFDETSMRLMKQIKQIFDPNHILNRGKIFDN from the coding sequence ATGACTACGTTTAATAAAGTAACTGCCGCCCATATTGCGGCATTACGTGAAATTGCCGGTGTCGCTTATGTACTGGCCGATGAAGAAAACAGGGATCGTTATGCCCGGGATGAAACGGAAGACCTGCATTATATGCCGGAGGTAGTAGTAAAACCGGATACAACGGAACAGGTCAGCCAGATCATGCAACTGTGTAACCGGGAATTGCTGCCGGTCACGCCCCGTGGCGGTGGTACCGGTTTAAGTGGAGGCGCCCTGCCGCAATATGGCGGGGTACTGATTTCCATGGAGCGCTTTAATCGTATTATACAGATTGATGAAAGAAACCTGCAGGTAACTACAGAGCCGGGAGTGATCACGGAAGTGCTGCAGATGGCGGTGAAAGAAAAGGGCTTGTTTTATCCGCCTGACCCCAGCAGCCGGGGTACTTGTTTCATCGGCGGAAATATTGCTGAAAATTCAGGAGGGCCAAAGGCCGTGAAATATGGGGTGGTAAAGGATTATGTCCTGAACCTGGAAATGGTGTTGCCTACCGGTGAAGTGATCTGGACCGGCGCCAACGTGTTGAAAAATGCCACCGGATATAACCTGACCCAGTTGGTGGTAGGTAGTGAAGGCACGCTGGGCATTGTTACTAAAATTGTATTACGGCTCATACCGGCGCCCAAACACGATTTGCTGATGCTGGTACCTTTCCGGTCGGCAGAAAGTGCCTGTGCGGCGGTGAGTGCCATTTTCCGCGCCGGGTATGTTCCGTCCGCCATGGAGTTTATGGAGCGGGATGCGCTGGAGTGGGTATCGCAATATGTACAGGGATCTACTGTTACTATCGCCGACGATATTCAGGCACACCTGCTGATAGAAACAGATGGCAATTATCCCGAAGTGCTGATGCAGGAAATGGAAGGGATAGCCGGTGTGGTGGAAGGTTTTGATGTAGGAGAAATTTTGTTTGCAGAAAGTCATCAGCAGAAAGAAGAGCTGTGGAAATTACGCCGGCGTGTAGCCGAAGCCGTTAAGGCGAATTCGGTATATAAAGAAGAAGATACTGTGGTGCCCCGGGCAGAATTACCTTTGCTGCTGAAAGGGGTGAAGGAGATTGGACGGAAATATGGTTTCCACTCGGTTTGTTATGGCCATGCCGGGGATGGTAACCTGCATGTGAACATTATCCGGGGTAGCCTTACGGAAGACCAGTGGAATGGCACGTTGCAGGAGGGGATCCGGGAAATATTCCGGCTGGTAAAACAACTGGGCGGTACGATTTCCGGTGAACACGGCATTGGGCTGGTACAGAAGAATTATATGGATATCATCTTTGATGAAACTTCCATGAGGCTGATGAAACAAATAAAACAGATATTTGACCCGAATCATATCCTCAACCGGGGCAAGATATTTGATAACTGA
- a CDS encoding TIGR00730 family Rossman fold protein, which translates to MNDSLKNLKERDWTETRAHSSWQIFKIMAEFVDGFEALAKIGPCISIFGSARTKPGNKYYDLAQEIATRLADEGFGIITGGGPGVMEAANKGAQAAHGKSVGANITLPHEQYPNNFIDKDKSLNFDYFFVRKVMFTKYSQGFVMMPGGFGTMDEFFEVATLIQTKKMEETPMVLVGREYWSGLLDWIRNVMMEKESNINPQDLDLLKLFDTADEVVEYFRVFYTTNKLRPNF; encoded by the coding sequence ATGAATGATAGTTTAAAAAACCTTAAGGAGAGAGACTGGACAGAAACAAGAGCGCATTCCAGCTGGCAAATATTCAAGATCATGGCCGAATTTGTAGATGGTTTTGAGGCATTGGCAAAAATAGGGCCCTGTATATCCATTTTTGGTTCTGCCCGTACTAAACCGGGAAACAAATATTACGACCTGGCACAGGAAATCGCGACCCGGCTGGCAGATGAAGGATTCGGTATTATTACCGGTGGTGGTCCGGGGGTGATGGAAGCTGCGAACAAAGGCGCCCAGGCGGCTCACGGTAAATCTGTAGGCGCCAATATTACTCTCCCGCATGAACAATACCCCAACAATTTTATAGACAAAGACAAAAGCCTCAACTTCGACTACTTCTTCGTACGTAAAGTGATGTTTACCAAATACTCCCAGGGTTTTGTCATGATGCCCGGTGGCTTTGGAACGATGGATGAATTTTTTGAAGTGGCTACGCTGATCCAGACCAAAAAGATGGAAGAAACGCCGATGGTACTGGTAGGACGTGAGTACTGGAGTGGTTTGCTGGATTGGATACGTAACGTAATGATGGAAAAGGAAAGCAATATTAACCCACAGGATCTCGACCTGTTAAAGCTGTTTGATACTGCTGATGAAGTGGTGGAATATTTCCGGGTGTTCTACACCACCAATAAATTAAGACCTAATTTCTGA
- a CDS encoding HAD hydrolase-like protein, protein MGIQLAVFDIAGTTLHDESNVALVLQQTLQLAGVSVTIAEVNEVMGYAKPYAIRYLLQQKQNNRYNDEAYVQELHTRFVTDMKAHYADHPAIREKEGVSAVFAALQQRGIKVALDTGFDREITNVILERVGWVKQGLVNAVATSDEVTYGRPYPYMIYRIMQELEICSIDTVAKIGDTVSDLEEGTNAGCRYVVGVTTGAYTREELAKGPHTHLVANLDELLNIF, encoded by the coding sequence ATGGGAATACAGTTAGCCGTTTTCGACATTGCAGGTACCACCCTGCACGATGAATCCAACGTAGCCTTGGTATTACAACAAACCCTGCAACTGGCCGGTGTATCCGTTACCATAGCCGAAGTAAATGAGGTGATGGGATATGCCAAACCGTACGCGATCCGCTACCTGTTGCAGCAGAAACAAAACAACCGGTATAACGACGAAGCGTATGTACAGGAACTGCACACCCGCTTTGTAACCGATATGAAAGCGCATTACGCTGATCATCCGGCCATCCGTGAAAAAGAAGGGGTATCTGCTGTTTTTGCCGCCCTGCAGCAAAGAGGCATCAAAGTAGCGCTGGACACTGGTTTCGACAGAGAGATCACCAACGTAATCCTGGAAAGAGTAGGATGGGTAAAACAAGGACTGGTCAATGCGGTGGCTACCAGCGATGAAGTTACCTACGGTCGTCCTTATCCGTATATGATTTACCGTATTATGCAGGAGCTGGAAATCTGTAGTATAGATACCGTCGCTAAAATAGGCGATACGGTTTCTGACCTGGAAGAAGGTACCAATGCCGGTTGCCGCTATGTAGTAGGCGTTACCACCGGCGCCTATACCCGGGAAGAACTGGCAAAAGGGCCGCACACCCACCTGGTGGCTAACCTCGACGAACTACTCAACATTTTTTAA
- a CDS encoding TIGR03364 family FAD-dependent oxidoreductase — MQQQQADVAVIGAGIAGLAMAYHLAAKGKKVVLFERNSKAISASIRNFGLVWPIGQTAGKMYERAMNSRRTWKELAAATGLQCQETGSLHLVYEEDELAVLEEFVQAAPANGYACELIAPAQIGKYTQAIKTAGLKGAMWSDTEMTVNPRQASAAIAAYLGEQLNVTLRFGTAVNGINMPFIETREEKWKVEEVFVCSGADFETLYPADFAAAPLKKCKLQMMRTIPQPGNWQLGPALCAGLTLTHYSSFNSCKTLVPLQQRFQQEMPEYVKWGIHLLISQNGAGELTIGDSHEYGPDFEPFDKAFINDLILQYMHTFLEAPVYTIQEQWHGIYPKLTNGATELIFSPEKNVTVVNGFGGAGMTLAFGTAEDITRHF; from the coding sequence ATGCAACAACAACAGGCAGACGTGGCTGTAATAGGCGCCGGCATAGCGGGTTTGGCTATGGCGTATCACCTGGCAGCCAAAGGGAAAAAAGTAGTTTTATTTGAACGGAACAGTAAAGCCATCAGTGCCTCTATCCGCAATTTCGGCCTGGTATGGCCTATCGGGCAAACAGCGGGTAAGATGTACGAACGCGCCATGAACAGCCGTCGTACCTGGAAAGAACTGGCTGCCGCAACGGGACTGCAATGTCAGGAAACCGGTTCGCTGCATCTCGTTTATGAGGAAGATGAACTGGCCGTACTGGAAGAATTTGTACAGGCAGCACCTGCCAACGGATATGCCTGTGAACTGATAGCACCGGCGCAGATAGGAAAATATACACAAGCTATCAAAACTGCCGGATTAAAAGGAGCGATGTGGAGTGATACCGAAATGACGGTAAACCCACGCCAGGCCAGTGCTGCCATTGCAGCCTACCTGGGTGAGCAGCTGAATGTTACCCTGCGTTTTGGCACAGCAGTGAATGGTATCAATATGCCGTTTATTGAAACAAGGGAAGAAAAATGGAAAGTGGAAGAAGTGTTTGTATGTAGTGGCGCAGATTTTGAAACCCTTTACCCTGCTGATTTTGCAGCAGCTCCCTTGAAGAAGTGCAAGTTGCAGATGATGCGTACGATTCCGCAACCGGGCAACTGGCAACTGGGACCGGCACTTTGTGCAGGCCTCACGTTAACACACTATTCATCCTTTAACAGCTGTAAAACGCTGGTGCCCCTGCAGCAACGTTTTCAACAGGAAATGCCGGAGTATGTGAAATGGGGCATACACCTGCTCATCTCCCAGAATGGCGCCGGTGAACTGACCATAGGCGATTCACACGAATATGGTCCGGACTTCGAACCATTCGATAAAGCATTTATCAATGACCTGATCCTGCAATACATGCATACCTTCCTGGAGGCGCCTGTATATACTATTCAGGAACAATGGCATGGTATCTATCCCAAACTCACCAACGGTGCAACGGAACTGATTTTCTCTCCGGAAAAAAATGTAACTGTGGTGAATGGTTTTGGAGGAGCAGGTATGACACTGGCATTTGGTACGGCAGAAGATATTACCAGACATTTCTAA